From Plasmodium malariae genome assembly, chromosome: 4:
tttattaaacataGAATCATTCCCAAGTTACAGAAACTACAGAAATTTAGCTCTAATAAACTTTTACAAAATGCTAgaatataaatgattttttatagaatttttttttcaactaGATATATATTCAGAATCGATgagttatattatttatgatacTAAAATGACTGATAAATGTTACAGGTTCGAAGTATCAAAAATATGTCGTATATCGTATACATATCAAAATAAAGATCATCCACATTGTTCTTACATTAGctctaataatattaatcgaaatttatattcttctGCTAATGAAGAGTATAATATTGATAGTATTGATAATATTGAAATTTCTTCCTTTGCATAATAACCATATGCTTATAACAATTCAGAATATGcggaattaatatataaaattaaaatgatagaaataataaattaagttCTTATATAGACGCTTATAATAAGTCTATATTTTTCCAGTATATGAATACTGttcacataaaaatatttattgatatttaatgatataaaattagGTTGTATTGCACGTTAGAAAATATGTATTCCTTTCAAAAACATAGTAAATAGACGATTAGTGAAAGATTACAGGATCGtgttaaaagaattattcaattataatatatatttttacgataaattttactttacATATGCTCATGGGTCTTATGTGCACGTCAAGTTTATTCAATTTATAAGAGAAGTCGCAGCCTCTTCGGGTGGCCTTATATGTGATTTggataataaagaaaaaaaatatttaaatgataatataaaaaatgttcttgtaaacatatatgtaatataagtGATATATGAAAGGATTATAGTTGGATGGCTATAGcaatatgaatttatatatatatatatatatatatatatatatatatatatatatatatatatatcagtgtaaaaaaaacatatcaACTTCGATAcattaaatacaaaacaagaggaattaatttttaatataaaactaatagtgcattttttattttataaaataaacaattagTCTATATTGGAACAAGTTAAAATGCAGAAGTAccatatttcttatttaagaTGTAGATTAAAACACAACTTCTATAAGATTATATTAATCGTCctatcatatattaaatttaacgtaagaatatatatttttcataagaatataattatataagtatatatgtatatatattaatccaTAATATTTAGTTTAGCTGACACAATAAGCTAAAacacaaaaagaaaaacattatagtattcatatgtacaaaaaaattaagaacatatttttttacatcttCATATCAAAAatgatacatatatgtagattcatttatataatttaagcAGTTATTGGTATGTTTAATAcgtttataattaaatatattacagaCATTCCTTTATATTCAAGATTTTTTATAGAAAGCAACATAATCCTTATCAATTAATTTATCTTTCCCCaaacttaattttatcatattttttaatttttttatgataataaacaAACGCTGATATAAGTGTGACACCTAATATAAAGAAAggaataacatatattaaaataacatataaaccATCTAATATTTTAACCTTGCTCTCAAATAAAGCTTTCCATAACCATTCTGAAGAATCCCATATAGCTTCTAACGATGTCTTGAACTGCGTAAAAAGAGAGCATGATTTTAAAACACTgaacaaattattatttatgatcTTATCCAAGGACAAATTTACTATTGACGGTATTGATACCAACAAGAACAATATCAAAGGTGAAGCAATCCGTAGTCCgtattttttacgtattatttttttgtatgccTTATTACTAATTCCTTTGTTGTTTTTAAGGAAATTCACATAATCAAGttgtttaaatatttttttttccaaatgagaatatttttttattttaaatatacaagatttatttttcagtGGTTGTTTATTCTCTCCTTTATTCATTAATGAACTTCCACTTGATTGTTTGCTTTTTGTATTGGtccctttttcattattagttATATCTTTTCTTTCGTTTACTCCATTCTTTGGTATctcttcttttaatattaaaaagtatgAATCCTTATGCTTTTTACATTTAGCTAATAATCTATAAATTCTTAAGTATGTTTTTCCATGAAGACTGTATTGCTCAATCAAAGATTTACTTAATTCCCACTAtacaaaaagtaaataattataaaaaatataacatcattataaaaaagattattattaaaaatataaaattttaaatatgaatattggAATTAacctttaataatattatcgtACCAAATTACTGTTAAAATAACATTTCCaagataaaaagataaacgtagaaattataatgaaaaacagTAACTTAATTATCTGTACCatgatattaatttttaatatggtaacatattaaggaaaaaatttacaataatgtaatattcttttaatgattatacatactatatttttctttttaattaacttttatattttatcataaaaacataataaaatgtatataaatatgatgcATTTTTCAACACAGCCaaagaaaaataactttaaaaatatttttttaaaattataatattaaggatatttataaaaaaaattacattaattaaaataataaaattaaatttattcacAATACTCGTAATACATATTTCaggaatataatatattaaaattatataataataattttatgaatccttcttaaaaagaaataaaaaaaaatatattattttttaatatttcaaaataaatattataacttgATTATATAGTGTAtagaatatagatatagagaatatataacatatagaATATGGATAGTTCACCGTTCTCTATGTTAAGTGAATTATTACTAATTTAGTGATCTTCTCTTTTCAGTGTTTCTAGTTTCACCTGTACCCTATATTGGAAAAGcttgttattattgttaaactatattaaatattatgacaatataataatagtaatataaaaagaaaaaagcttTGTATTTTACAACCTTCTGCTATATTTACTGCTACAAGTGCATTATTTATTGTCCATAagatacttaaaaaataaaatgtgtaATATACTGTTGATGTATGAAGAAATACgtattttaaaagtaaaaaaacttaactttcatttttgtattcCAATATCTGAAGATTTTCcttataaattatgtttaacATATAccaatacattatatataaagctCTAAAATTCATctactaaatttttttttctttatttccattaaatatatatatttagaaataatattaacataatattaaaaaaaaaaaaagcgcagtacatatataaattataatatcacACAGTAACATTTGTATTACTTACTaatgttattatatgaaattttttattgttctttatttagtttttcctttattaaggaaatatgtattttttataaaaatatatactacaCTATGAATTAtgtcaaaataaaattatgatatgCCCGCAAATGTAATACATCCTTTTAAGGTAAAAGATATTAacaaatatgtacaataagtgttaatatatttaattaccTTGATAATtcacaaataaattattatgtatttgataattatataatttcttctaattgatatatattaaatttaaaatataatcattgataattttaaagatataaatttgaATATTACATTCATATGATCATATACAAATACTTATAGTAATAATGTAGTGTCATTACGCGAAATATTGAATTAGTTGTTAACtattattcttaattttatatataaacaatttatCCTAAAAAAAGTGAGACTAaagtacataaaaataaataattaaataactgCTAATAATTCTTTAGAATCTAAGAATATTGTCAGACacaaatattcataatatctCCTTAATCATCCAaaatttataacaataataaaatgcgTTGAACGCAAACATTAAGCATTACAGTGTATTGGGTAATTATCTAATTCAGAAAAAGgaacaaatttaaaaataatagggTGAAAATGTTCGAGAAAgacataaaataaagttaCATTGTTTCTTCTAGGAGCGATATCCTATTCTTTTAGTGGAGAAAACTAAAAGGAATTTTgaagtaaattatattaagaagattcttataataaaaaaaaaataataaataaaattatagtttCTTCGATACCAAAAAATCAACCTTTATCAATATGCTTGAATAATTCTaaatttaaagatatattttataaatatacagaaTATATTAACGGAGAGAACAAATATTTTCAGTGATATAATAACACAGTATATACCgataatgcaaaaaaaaaaattctaacaAAATGTGATGTAACAGCTTATGATGAATTTTATGATAGTTACATTTGTGAAGTTATTAATGCCAGTTAAACTACAAAATAGTTGCCATAGACTCAAATAGGtgtttaaaataaaactattaCAACTAAACATACTGCaaataaaattgataaaatttGAGCTTCCAAACCTTCAATTTTACCAACTCTTCACACAGAAATTATACTCATCCATATTACTAACCTTCAAATATTTCACCCAATATAATCTTTAAGATTACTGCAGGTACTGGAAATACTGTAACTAATGATACTGGTGTAACTCCCATAAATACACTATTCCTCGACGTTCTCAAAATCGTAATACATCACAAATTGATTCATTCCATACTTGCTATATATTCTGTTTCTGCTGATTCTTTAATCTCtaaatatacacaaaatACTGAATAAATTGCAAATACTAACGATAATACTGATGTACACTTCTACAAAATATTCAGCTGATATCTTCATTTTATACATCTCTACAAGTGCTCCTTAATACGTTTAGTCCTTTTTCTTCTAATCCTAATATTCAGTGTGATAATCAAAATACCTTTCATTCTCTCATACATGCTAACGATAGAAGTACCACTAATAttacttattattatatctttGAAATAACTGCGTGAAAcaacaaatttattattaacaccAATACAGATGTCAAAAGAAAATCTGACACCCCTATGAACATCCCTAGTTTTCCATCTTCCATAAAATCTGAATAAAATCTATAGATAACAtacaaattaattattttaataaacatcttaattattatagtaCTTTCCCCTTGTATTAAGCGAAACAAAACATAAGtttttaaaagattaaaCTATTCATTCACTATTTGAACTAATCAAATATGGTAAAAATATTCCTAATTAtgattataaattaaataagacAAGTTACTATGAAAAACAATATAAGATATAGAATTCACCATTgcaagaataaaaatataagtttaaaaagaattatactaacaaaaattaaaacagaaaatgtatatataagataTGTTTAATGTTGAATGAAGATTATTATAAATGCgtaatttaacaaaaacaTATGTAAGGTTTTATGCAAAAGAAATGaagcatataataaaaacttcGTTAGTATggcaaaaaagtaaaaacaagtaaaaaaataaaacaataacaCTAATAAAACAACTTCATATCTCTGTATAAATGTTAATcgtaatttattatatcatatataatataaaaatgatatttattCTCGAATTACAATCTCAATAGTAAAATATCCAAAAAatttagttatataaaaaaataaaatattaatactatttatAGAAAgggaagaaaaggaaaatttgtCAATCCTCACCGTTAAAAGAACAAAcgtgtaaaaataatatatactaatacaaaaatgtaaGAAATAACTTTTAAAGCCAAATTAGGACGAATTCATAAATCAAAcgtgataaatatatatgtaattaatcAATGagatattatacatacaaagAGAGTTTAAACAAAAGGTTAGCATTCTGTGATAATTActataaaaaggaaataaaatggaagtgaaaacatttatatatataattatgagtatatattttttgaagaaGCATATGGATCAAAAATTACGAATAATTCTATTTATGAGTTAtccaaaaattttattacttaaaAAGTTGTAATGCATTAAtcttaaagaaaaattctaatgaaaattaagtaaaagattttataatgattttatattaaaaaatgcatGATGAAAGtgatatatgtgtatacggaatataataatattcgAAGCAAGTAT
This genomic window contains:
- the PmUG01_04011900 gene encoding fam-l protein; protein product: MVQIIKLLFFIIISTFIFLSWKCYFNSNLWELSKSLIEQYSLHGKTYLRIYRLLAKCKKHKDSYFLILKEEIPKNGVNERKDITNNEKGTNTKSKQSSGSSLMNKGENKQPLKNKSCIFKIKKYSHLEKKIFKQLDYVNFLKNNKGISNKAYKKIIRKKYGLRIASPLILFLLVSIPSIVNLSLDKIINNNLFSVLKSCSLFTQFKTSLEAIWDSSEWLWKALFESKVKILDGLYVILIYVIPFFILGVTLISAFVYYHKKIKKYDKIKFGER